The Bacillota bacterium genome includes a region encoding these proteins:
- a CDS encoding isochorismatase family protein: MQDYLEQVKKLYQSKGIGKKIGFGEKPSILVVDYQQGFTHKICPLGSDYDKEIENTRLLLDAARYNNIPRFFTVNGFNDIKDAGIWGEKIESNKYLIFESLWTSLDDRLGRLENEPVIKKNFPSSFFGTSLITRLISAGSDTLIIVGCTTSGCVRATVVDAVSHGFRVIIPEECVGDRHEIPHRVSLFDIESKYGDVVTTDETIEYLYSLSI; this comes from the coding sequence ATGCAAGATTATTTGGAACAAGTGAAAAAATTATACCAAAGTAAAGGCATAGGAAAAAAAATTGGCTTTGGAGAGAAACCTTCAATATTAGTAGTAGATTATCAACAAGGGTTTACTCATAAAATATGCCCTTTAGGTTCAGATTATGATAAAGAGATTGAGAATACGAGACTTTTATTGGATGCAGCAAGATATAATAATATTCCCAGGTTCTTTACGGTGAATGGGTTTAATGATATTAAAGATGCTGGTATATGGGGTGAAAAGATCGAATCCAATAAGTATTTAATCTTTGAGTCGCTATGGACATCACTGGATGACCGTTTGGGTAGATTAGAAAACGAACCTGTAATTAAGAAAAATTTTCCCTCTTCTTTTTTTGGAACATCCTTAATTACCAGACTCATATCAGCAGGTTCTGACACTCTGATAATAGTAGGTTGTACTACCAGTGGATGTGTCAGGGCTACTGTTGTTGATGCTGTTTCTCATGGTTTCCGGGTTATAATACCTGAAGAATGTGTAGGGGATCGTCATGAAATACCACACCGAGTTAGCTTGTTTGATATTGAATCAAAATATGGGGATGTAGTTACAACTGATGAAACAATAGAATATTTATACTCATTATCTATATAA